In Mauremys reevesii isolate NIE-2019 linkage group 9, ASM1616193v1, whole genome shotgun sequence, the genomic stretch atttgtttgtttattctacctgaagcagtgcatttggtttgaagtgtgtcggagactccccttgggataacaatcctggtacatatcaatttatttgttaaattgtCGAAGTCATAtaatcttgcagtgtccagtgggcataactggacactgcaaggcggaggttcctagggttgtgtctggtactggagatattggctagtgtcatttggttgacaatccaaggagcagcttacatgccagagacTGTACGTGAACAGCTCAGGAGTGGGGTTTCTCACAgaagagcagggtaaggctgactcccagagccaaggatcagagtgacctagcagatcactggtccagataaaaCCAGAGGGGAACACACCCAACCCTTTTGCATGAGCCTCCACTACCCAGAATAGACCGGTTGTTAACATCCTGGGATGCCTTAACCCAAGATGGAAGTTACAATGCAAAGGGACAGTTACAGGGAAGGTTACAATCAAGgcattcacaaaacaaaatggagtttaCAAGTTGACACAGACATATCCCCCAGACTACCAATTTCACTCTGTTCACTTACCTCCTTTGGTTTTACATCCAGCCGTCCTGACACATCCAGAGAGGGAcgtctttctctttttctcttttcttcagCTCCACTAGTTTCAGCTGCAAGACTCTTCCCAGCCACTGATGCTCTTCTCAGGTCTGCTATACTCAGTCCAGTGTAAGCGAAGCATGCTTTTTTCAGCTCCTCAAGAGGCTCTGTTTTTATGGAAATAACTGCTAAATGTTCTGACACGATGTCCGGATCTATTTGTAATGCTTTATTTCCAATATACGGGATTATTTTAATGGGTAGCCAGGTTTCTGTTGGTTGCTCATTTGCATTTTCATCTCTGATTGAACATTCTGGCACAGGCACTGTATGAAGGGAAACTTGTGCATGGACTCTGTCAACAATTCTGTCAAGTGCTATAGCGCTCTGGCTGACCATCGGTGGATTGTCTTTAAAAGCAAGTGCTAGATGGCAATTAGAGATTTCGTTAATTATTATACTGGCTACTTGGTGAGGAAAATTTGTTCTGGAACTTGTTACATTATCATAAAAGTCTTGCTGAGATCCAGATTTTTGCAGGACATTATTGTAAATAGCATGAGCCACTTGATTAAGAGTCTCGTTGTGTTCTGGATTTGCCATATCACCTGCTGCTTCCACAagactgattttatttttggaCATTAGGTTTTCCATGGACTGTTTCAGCTTCCCAGCAACTTCATTCACTTCAGTCTTTGATAAACTTCGTTTTTCTGGGCTTCTGCTGTGAGTTGACTTTAAGATTTTAGACAAGAATCTACTTAATATTTCTTCCACAAACATCACTGGTAACACAGGGATATGTGATGGCGAGGGATGTTTTGGCATCTCTATATTGGTAAGAATCTTTTTAATAATACTGACAGCCTCCAGCATTAACGGTGAACTGGGTGGTGACTCTTCCTCCAAAACGGGTTGAAATTCATGTTTAGAAGTATCACTTACCATTAAAGAAGCTATTCTATTAGCTAAAACATCATTCTTGTTTGTTATATCTTTGTGAATAGAAACAtcagagtcagattgtttcaaaatGCGCGTATAAACAGAATTGACCTCTCCAGTAGCTTTGCTGTCTTCTTCTTGTAAAGAGTCTGGTTCATTGATATTTTCACTAGTATTTATCTGATTTTTGGAAAGGAGCACTTGCAGTGAATTCATTATTTTGGAAGTTACATCCTTCACTGAAGAAATATTTTGTGCATCCAAGTCCACAATGGGAAATATGGACAAAAGTTTATGTAAAAGTTTAGCTGAAAGTTCTTCTATGATGAGAGAAGATAATTCACTAATATCTGATGTTATGGGGTTTGTGTGATCCGAGGGTTCAGTGAGATCTCTAAGCATATCTTCAACAACATTGTCTGCTTCAGCACATTGGTGAGGTGTTAATTCTCCAGAAAAAAAGTTCTGCAATTGATTCCTTGAGATCTCTCTTAATACCAAGTCAGCTATTGCTTCAGAAAGAACTGTGCACCCACTTTTTAAACACTTCTGTATTGTTAACTGGGATCCAAACTGTGGCAAAAGCTTATTGTACACGGATTCTACAACTGTTTGAATAATGACATCGCCATCTTGATGCAAACATTTAACATACTGAATAATCAAATTCTGATCTTTAGATATTTCTGTCATAACCTTACTTACTAGCTTCATGTGAATAAAGTCAAATTCTGCAATCTGAttttccttttctgcagaggaAGACATGTTGGAGTGTTCAGGGAGAATTTTAGATAACAGTTTGGTAATTATATCTTCTAAAAATCCATGTGGTACCCTAATAGTATGTGTGGTGGAAGTATGGCATTGTGTGCTGAGTTTGTTAGCCTTCTGTAAAACCTCTTCAGCAATTAATCCAGATTCTAGAGGCTTAAATATAGTAGATGATGATGCTTTTGCCAATGGTCCCTGAAATTGGTAATCAATAACTTCTCTCCTTATTGAAGTAGCTAATGTTTCTACTGAAGCACTGTGGTCACTTTTAATGTCTGTATAATCTGAGGCTTCAGGACCACATTCTTTCAAAATGTCACATAAACTGGAGTGAATAATTTTAGTAGCCAATGTGCTAACCTGTGGTGGAGGGCCCGGACTCTCCAACAGTGGCAGCTCCTTAACTTGAGACTTTGAACACTCGTTTAACATTGAATCAATTAAATTTGTCATCACATGAGAAGGATCAGTGTCAGCTGTCTTTCTGTCCTGGGTGTCTATGTTTTGAGAAGAAGTGATTAATTTGCTTATTAGTTCACTACACATTTCTTTCAAAAAACCAGCAGAATTAATACCATCCTGTGACTGTGTTGCCTGATTCTCAGTTTCACAGGATGGCAGAAACTCACCATGTTCTTCATGCACTGACCTATGCATTGCTTCCCCTTTGGGAGATTTCTTTATGCCTATTTTACAGAATGACTTTCTTGCAAATTGTCTTCCAATTGGGGGTAGAGTCATCCTGGAGCTAAGTGTTCTTATTGTTTCTAGTGCTGGTCTAGAAGATCTTGGTTTGGAAGCTGTGGTGTAGAAAATAGACTTTCTGATTCTCTCTGATGTAGTGGGAGCATCCTGTGCGGAGAACTGGTTACACTGGAGAGTTGGAAGATTATGTGGaatttccttttccatttctgtTTTTTCCTCTGAATTAATCACCATGCCAGGAACACTGATAGGTGGAAAGGTTTCTCTTAAATCAACTTCTAATTTTTTAGCAGACATTTTCATTCCTTCTGACATTGTAACACCCTGACCAGGAATTTTATTATTTCCAAATGCTTGTTGAGGTTTTTCCATATGAAGATTTCCAAATTTCGATTCTGAAGTAATTTCCATCTGATTTTGACTGCATTGCTCTAATATGGCACCAGTTATCTCACTTACCATGATGGTTTCTTTGGAGATGTCACTAAATGGAGATGTTTCTCTTTGGCTAATTTCTTTTTCAGGTTTCCACTTGATGATTTCCAGAATTTTGGTAACAGCAATTTTAGCGTAAATGCTCAGTTCTGAATGGAGTCTTTGGACTTGGCAAATTGCATTCTGTATGCTTTCCCTGGTAATCACACTGCTAATCCTTGATATGTCGGAAAAACTATGAAAGGGTTCTAATGTGGGCAGAATTCTTTTATTTGTAGTTCCAGGCACTTTATGTTCAGATGATAATTCTATTTCATTTGCTAGTTGAGTTGAGAGAGGCCTTAAGAATGGTTTCTGTTGTGCACCAGACCTATTTTCAACAGGGAGTCTCATTATTTCAGAAAATTTACATTTAAAGTCATGTTTAAATTGAAAGGCTACAAATGACTCCAGTGTGAATATAACACTTTCAACCGTCTCTTTGGCTATTTTATCGATAGAAGCCAAAAAAAAGTGTGGGTCATAAACAGGTAATTCAGATTGCGTGActctatttttttctgatttggaAACTCTGCTAGTTGAAACGGATGCAGTGGATATGCAGGACACCAAACACCTGTGGAAGTTATCAAACACAGTTGCTACAATCTCTCTAGCAACTAATCCAATTTCTTTCTGGAAATCTTTATGAAAAGTCCCTGGAGATTCGGTTCTTTTAAATTTACTACAGAACAATCTTTCACTAAGCTCAATTGGAGCcttctttaaaatacaaacaGAATGATCCAGATCTTTTACCCTTATAAAAATGTCCTTGACAACATTCTCAGCCACCTTCAGCATCTTCAAGTTATCAATGCCATTTGCTTCTGTTCCTCTTTGCTGCTCAAATAATTTTTTGAAAATCCCTTCTGTAGGAAGACTTTGGTTTAAGGCTGAAGAAATATCCCCATCAGTCAGACATTTTTTTGGATTGGCATCTTTTGTTGTCGATTCAAGTTTAGAATAAGTTTGGCTAAATGGAAACTTCTCTGTTTTGAAGTTCTTTCTGGGAAACTCAGCTATAGCTCCCATGCTCACGACCTTCCTGTGCAGACTAGAAATATTTTCAGTCTGAGACTGAGGTGTTTTTGCTGGTTTTCCCTTGTGAATATTTTCTTTGTGGAACTCACTTTCTAGAGTCACCTGTGTGCTCCTTGTCAGAGGTGTGAAAGGTGATTTTTGAGCCAGTAGTGGAGTTGGTTTCCCTCCTGTCACGGTCTTGTGATCAGTTGATGAGCTGGTGGGTTTTATGCCTGTGTCTGTAAAGATGACCCTTCTGCTCTTGGAGGATGGAAGACTTCCAAACACATCAATGATCTCTTCATTGCAGCTACTAGAGTTCTCATAAGAGAGTACTGATCCTGCAGCTGTCGTATGTGTTTTAGCTCTGATTCTCTCTTCGTACTTTGTTACAGCGGGGTATAAGATACTTGTTACTTCAGCCAGGAACCATGTCATTATATTCTGAATTTTACTGTTCACGTCTTCAGTTCTGTTCTTCTGCAATACAGGCAAATGTGAAAGGACACGTTAATGTGTTCATTTACTCCAGTTTTACCTTCTTCACGTGGTATAAACTACTTACTGTATCTGATTAAAACATTTAGGATGGACAGTAACAGCTGTGACATATATAAACAGCTAGTTTAGAAAAGGGCTCACCAGTGAAAGACTAATTAGGGCCACACTGGTTCCTCTGGAGCTCTGAAGTTATGGCAGCCTCTACTTTCCAAAGGGGAAAATCGTGCCTCCCCTGGAGTCCATGGGActtgtgccattgacttcaagagtgCTAGGATCTAACCCCATTAGCCCAAGGTGACTGAAGTTTGCCTGTTTGTCCCTACCACAGGTGTCAGGGAGGGCTAGGAGTATGACACACCTCTGAGCACATTCTGTGGAGTGAAGTCAGAGACTCCATCCCGTGCTGTGTGGGAGAGTGCAGCAAAGAGCAGCTGTTAACCCCTGGACAGTCCTGAGTATTTATACAGTCTGACGGAGTCTCATTCTTAGCCAAGGGCCATTGCAACTTGCACTGAAGCAGCCTTGATGCCCAAGTTTTGATCCTAGACTCTTGCTGTCTTGAGGGTGAAACCTCTGAGACATTCTGGCCAGTTCATGCTGGAGCTCCTGGGAGTTTCAGAGGAAGCTTTTACAGCCCTGCCAGGCCTCAGTAATCACAGTACTTCACTCAGCTAGGCCAGCTGTGGCCCTCTCTTGGGAACAGCACACCACAGTCATATTTGCCCAGTGGCTAAGCATGTCTGGGGGCACCTGACTGGGAGGCAGCTGTTCTCCCTGCACAGCACATGCGTGACAGGAGCCCGTGCCTGGTGCGGGACTGTCTCCTTGTCCCACAGAAGTCACTTGTCAAACAGCATAtttctctttggggcagagaatcAACTAATCTGCAGGCTGTTTTCTGTGTGTCATAGTGACCGTGGAAGGGTCTGTGTTTTCTCTGTACATGCTGCTCTCCGGTTCGCCGAGCTGCAGGAGGAGGCATCCAGCAACACCAATAATACTTTTATATACTCAAAGGGCTGCCCCAGCATTGGCTAAATGTCCCTCcagcccctcttcctcctccaggaggtaggtgaagtaattatccccattttaccgatggcagaatggagaggtaagtgacttgcccaaagctcCTATCTAGTAGCCATGGCCCCTGGACCATGGTGCCCACCAGATAAATCACTCAGGGACTCTCTTACCTTTTCCCAGTGGGGATGATGATGCCATTTCACATTTATATAGCATATGTTTCTCTGTAGAtctccaaatgctttacaaatctGGGTATGCCTTGATAGATTGGCTGActcacagagagattaaggcagtATCTACACTGAATTCCCTCGATTGCTACCATAGGGAGAGCTGCTTCAGAGGCAGTGCAACAAAAACATAGCTTGACACCTTGTTTCTGTCAAGATGCCTCCCCAGTATGTTGGCTTATGCCACTGGAATGATTAGCTCAGAACTTTGAATTAATGAAATCTGACCTGTCaggggccagaggcacaaaatctaGAGTGCAGATGTACTGCACTATGTAACTTTGGAGAACATACTGTGATAAAGTTccccctctgccttggtgggtcctgcgtttTCTGGTGGATTTTCTCACCTTAGAGGTTCATGGCAGTCCTCAGTTTGGCCCCTTTTGTTAGTGGcacaaacctgccattcactcagctaacctcatcactggccagcatgggggaaagggagaacaatcTCCGTAGTCTCTGTTGTCCCACCTAGTGAGTCGGGGACAGGCCAGATCCGTTTCCAAATTAGACCGTCCCCTCTGGTGTGTCTCACAGACCaagtcaactcctcctgtgtcagacagggagtttgggggaaaagggggaacccgggcccaccctctactctgggttccagcccagggtcgtgtggatagcagctgtctacaacatctcctgtaacagctgcaacagctacaactccctgggctacttccccatggtctctcccagcaccttctttatcctcactgcaggacctttctcctgatgccagatagcgtttgtactcctcagtccttcAGCAGAACGTCCtatcactctcagctccttgcacacccctcactgactgaagtgaggtcctttttaaaccaggcgccctgattagcctgcctgtcttaattgattctagtagcttcttaattggctccaggtgtcctaattagcctgcctgcttTAATTGattccagcaagttcctgattgttctggaaccgcctctgttatcttacccagggaaaagggacctgcttaatatggggctaatgtatctaccttctatcactctcctgtagccatctggcctgaccttgTCACAATACTGTTGTTCCTCAGCCAAGCAAGTTTTGGGGCCTTGCAAGTCAGCTTCCCATTGGAGAAGAAACCAGGGATGCAGAGTATGGGTATAGTCTAACGGTAACTGGTTTATTTACATCAGACACACCAGACCTTGAACAGATATGGTCACAAACAGCACACAGCCAATTCCGCTTTCAAAAATCTCAGCGCAAGCACCAGTGCCTGATTCCCAGGAAGCAACTCTGCCATAATAATTGACTGTAGCCAGAGAGATTAaggtggagagagaaagagagagagcacaaaCTCTCTTCCCATTTGCAACATCTTCCCCCAGAAGAAGATGCATCACAAAACTAACAACAATACAACTTTTCTTCAAAGATTGTACCCCACTCACAGCCTACAAAAAGAACTTATAAGAGTATAGATAACAGTGGCATCTGGTGACTTATACATAACAATACATTTAATATGTGCAATATGACAACTTTTACTTTTATGTTACTTTTAGTTTTATGTCTGGAGATCTGTATGTGCAATCAGTTCATACCTGAAAATATGCTCTTTTCTTGTTTGTGATATTATTAGCAATCTGATCAAAAGGCTGTTGAGAGACCATTGAAGAAAGTAAGATTTTCTTTCCATTAACTGAAGGGCGACTAGAGGCATTAGCTTCTggaaaataaattacaaaaaacTTCAGGTGTCTAACTGTTACATATAGAAAATGTGATGGCGTGGGGGAGCTAAAAAGAATTTATTGCCATGAGTATGGGATGAATACATTGCACACACATGGAAGAGCCATGAGTGAATTATACAGAATATTCCTAAATCAAGTGGCAGTAAAATGTTTATCCTGCACTACACTGCTTCATAGGTCATGCCATTTATTTTGTGCATTTCTGGTCCTTCTTAAAGTCTCACTGTTATTTGAAATATATTAGTTTCTATGCAAACaatcatcagaggggtagccgtgttagtctggatctgtaaaagcagcaaagagtcctgtggcaccttatagactaacagacgtattggagaatgagcttctgaagaagtgggtattcacccacgaaagctcatgctccagtacgtctgttagtctataaggtgccacaggactctttgctgcttatgcaAACAATGACATTAGTATGTGCACAGTTTAGCAACTTCTACAAGTGCCATACAGTGTTACTTTTATATTAATTCAAAATGCATCCCATAGTATTGGAAACACAAGAGTTTATGTGGTGGTTGTGATGTTGTAtgccatatgattttatgaaaatatgctaatcatagaatcatagaatatcagggttggaagggacttcaggaggtcatctagtccaaccccctgctcaaagcaggactaatccccaactaaatcatcccagccagggctttgtcaaacctgaccttaaaaacctctaatgagtgtgaatataatgtaactggaatatgcttcatgcaaaaggtctcttgtaaggtatcattacaaagcttataatctactgagtgtggtcatcctatttgtataaatgtatcattcttgtatctgaaactagaaatatgaaatataactctgaggtcctattgtaattatgcaaag encodes the following:
- the LOC120372647 gene encoding fibrous sheath-interacting protein 2-like isoform X6, whose product is MMGPRRGVLKTAMEHYLYSRSRTADELLGTEEKEEVRNRKRSPALAPNRLLDIPLGAKLPLLPGSSTLFCSTHLGKQLYQPSSGFDLGDPFCQIMTMKYTSLHNPHLRSYYKRTDSLRRFKRGGYVTNENKKTLEKQVTKRQEPSLLPEGGDTCHFGEWLLREESPNLHDPEGQMRNRDLDMINKELEKIKATGEENGHLQWAEEEKKQHGQNKKKQLNLRKKMEEVRNKTLKDTRQIYILTPHLNETTDKYLKLLAAWKKKEMLLLLKIGDDVKRESRTEHLRRKSREEKAKKKQAKLEKKMAFHLRKLHEDGYQSEESENPEKGQEANASSRPSVNGKKILLSSMVSQQPFDQIANNITNKKRAYFQKNRTEDVNSKIQNIMTWFLAEVTSILYPAVTKYEERIRAKTHTTAAGSVLSYENSSSCNEEIIDVFGSLPSSKSRRVIFTDTGIKPTSSSTDHKTVTGGKPTPLLAQKSPFTPLTRSTQVTLESEFHKENIHKGKPAKTPQSQTENISSLHRKVVSMGAIAEFPRKNFKTEKFPFSQTYSKLESTTKDANPKKCLTDGDISSALNQSLPTEGIFKKLFEQQRGTEANGIDNLKMLKVAENVVKDIFIRVKDLDHSVCILKKAPIELSERLFCSKFKRTESPGTFHKDFQKEIGLVAREIVATVFDNFHRCLVSCISTASVSTSRVSKSEKNRVTQSELPVYDPHFFLASIDKIAKETVESVIFTLESFVAFQFKHDFKCKFSEIMRLPVENRSGAQQKPFLRPLSTQLANEIELSSEHKVPGTTNKRILPTLEPFHSFSDISRISSVITRESIQNAICQVQRLHSELSIYAKIAVTKILEIIKWKPEKEISQRETSPFSDISKETIMVSEITGAILEQCSQNQMEITSESKFGNLHMEKPQQAFGNNKIPGQGVTMSEGMKMSAKKLEVDLRETFPPISVPGMVINSEEKTEMEKEIPHNLPTLQCNQFSAQDAPTTSERIRKSIFYTTASKPRSSRPALETIRTLSSRMTLPPIGRQFARKSFCKIGIKKSPKGEAMHRSVHEEHGEFLPSCETENQATQSQDGINSAGFLKEMCSELISKLITSSQNIDTQDRKTADTDPSHVMTNLIDSMLNECSKSQVKELPLLESPGPPPQVSTLATKIIHSSLCDILKECGPEASDYTDIKSDHSASVETLATSIRREVIDYQFQGPLAKASSSTIFKPLESGLIAEEVLQKANKLSTQCHTSTTHTIRVPHGFLEDIITKLLSKILPEHSNMSSSAEKENQIAEFDFIHMKLVSKVMTEISKDQNLIIQYVKCLHQDGDVIIQTVVESVYNKLLPQFGSQLTIQKCLKSGCTVLSEAIADLVLREISRNQLQNFFSGELTPHQCAEADNVVEDMLRDLTEPSDHTNPITSDISELSSLIIEELSAKLLHKLLSIFPIVDLDAQNISSVKDVTSKIMNSLQVLLSKNQINTSENINEPDSLQEEDSKATGEVNSVYTRILKQSDSDVSIHKDITNKNDVLANRIASLMVSDTSKHEFQPVLEEESPPSSPLMLEAVSIIKKILTNIEMPKHPSPSHIPVLPVMFVEEILSRFLSKILKSTHSRSPEKRSLSKTEVNEVAGKLKQSMENLMSKNKISLVEAAGDMANPEHNETLNQVAHAIYNNVLQKSGSQQDFYDNVTSSRTNFPHQVASIIINEISNCHLALAFKDNPPMVSQSAIALDRIVDRVHAQVSLHTVPVPECSIRDENANEQPTETWLPIKIIPYIGNKALQIDPDIVSEHLAVISIKTEPLEELKKACFAYTGLSIADLRRASVAGKSLAAETSGAEEKRKRERRPSLDVSGRLDVKPKEPVSRNSFWDMLKPDIAKVELLKDVENQQDLIMRLVTHDIEAKVKQQEEEEEAAFEKILKVESSLIFESQSPPDAAGREDVASARQLEKQQYESEASLPEVRPSTSSQKKFLSLSKCCQALSNSIPDDIEDIVREIKDDQDNLSLLPSASTQDNLIAPPSTGKEAQYKFVSPYEDVGHKDFPLQEKTVAAVSESSVPRQRSSLFKKVPSALSRVFSRSSSISAPNGPPPDPEKA
- the LOC120372647 gene encoding fibrous sheath-interacting protein 2-like isoform X2 → MMGPRRGVLKTAMEHYLYSRSRTADELLGTEEKEEVRNRKRSPALAPNRLLDIPLGAKLPLLPGSSTLFCSTHLGKQLYQPSSGFDLGDPFCQIMTMKYTSLHNPHLRSYYKRTDSLRRFKRGGYVTNENKKTLEKQVTKRQEPSLLPEGGDTCHFGEWLLREESPNLHDPEGQMRNRDLDMINKELEKIKATGEENGHLQWAEEEKKQHGQNKKKQLNLRKKMEEVRNKTLKDTRQIYILTPHLNETTDKYLKLLAAWKKKEMLLLLKIGDDVKRESRTEHLRRKSREEKAKKKQAKLEKKMAFHLRKLHEDGYQSEESENPEKGQEANASSRPSVNGKKILLSSMVSQQPFDQIANNITNKKRAYFQKNRTEDVNSKIQNIMTWFLAEVTSILYPAVTKYEERIRAKTHTTAAGSVLSYENSSSCNEEIIDVFGSLPSSKSRRVIFTDTGIKPTSSSTDHKTVTGGKPTPLLAQKSPFTPLTRSTQVTLESEFHKENIHKGKPAKTPQSQTENISSLHRKVVSMGAIAEFPRKNFKTEKFPFSQTYSKLESTTKDANPKKCLTDGDISSALNQSLPTEGIFKKLFEQQRGTEANGIDNLKMLKVAENVVKDIFIRVKDLDHSVCILKKAPIELSERLFCSKFKRTESPGTFHKDFQKEIGLVAREIVATVFDNFHRCLVSCISTASVSTSRVSKSEKNRVTQSELPVYDPHFFLASIDKIAKETVESVIFTLESFVAFQFKHDFKCKFSEIMRLPVENRSGAQQKPFLRPLSTQLANEIELSSEHKVPGTTNKRILPTLEPFHSFSDISRISSVITRESIQNAICQVQRLHSELSIYAKIAVTKILEIIKWKPEKEISQRETSPFSDISKETIMVSEITGAILEQCSQNQMEITSESKFGNLHMEKPQQAFGNNKIPGQGVTMSEGMKMSAKKLEVDLRETFPPISVPGMVINSEEKTEMEKEIPHNLPTLQCNQFSAQDAPTTSERIRKSIFYTTASKPRSSRPALETIRTLSSRMTLPPIGRQFARKSFCKIGIKKSPKGEAMHRSVHEEHGEFLPSCETENQATQSQDGINSAGFLKEMCSELISKLITSSQNIDTQDRKTADTDPSHVMTNLIDSMLNECSKSQVKELPLLESPGPPPQVSTLATKIIHSSLCDILKECGPEASDYTDIKSDHSASVETLATSIRREVIDYQFQGPLAKASSSTIFKPLESGLIAEEVLQKANKLSTQCHTSTTHTIRVPHGFLEDIITKLLSKILPEHSNMSSSAEKENQIAEFDFIHMKLVSKVMTEISKDQNLIIQYVKCLHQDGDVIIQTVVESVYNKLLPQFGSQLTIQKCLKSGCTVLSEAIADLVLREISRNQLQNFFSGELTPHQCAEADNVVEDMLRDLTEPSDHTNPITSDISELSSLIIEELSAKLLHKLLSIFPIVDLDAQNISSVKDVTSKIMNSLQVLLSKNQINTSENINEPDSLQEEDSKATGEVNSVYTRILKQSDSDVSIHKDITNKNDVLANRIASLMVSDTSKHEFQPVLEEESPPSSPLMLEAVSIIKKILTNIEMPKHPSPSHIPVLPVMFVEEILSRFLSKILKSTHSRSPEKRSLSKTEVNEVAGKLKQSMENLMSKNKISLVEAAGDMANPEHNETLNQVAHAIYNNVLQKSGSQQDFYDNVTSSRTNFPHQVASIIINEISNCHLALAFKDNPPMVSQSAIALDRIVDRVHAQVSLHTVPVPECSIRDENANEQPTETWLPIKIIPYIGNKALQIDPDIVSEHLAVISIKTEPLEELKKACFAYTGLSIADLRRASVAGKSLAAETSGAEEKRKRERRPSLDVSGRLDVKPKEPVSRNSFWDMLKPDIAKVELLKDVENQQDLIMRLVTHDIEAKVKQQEEEEEAAFEKILKVESSLIFESQSPPDAAGREDVASARQLEKQQYESEASLPEVRPSTSSQKKFLSLSKCCQALSNSIPDDIEDIVREIKDDQDNLSLLPSASTQDNLIAPPSTGKEAQYKSVKDTILTHGPLPDLEQRVLGSASSTDVSALNKDSKHLSESAEETSSVPVAQDKGMYVNMHQARDTEDTSEIFEFVSPYEDVGHKDFPLQEKTGIEVFLWPFSLQALCTSHSLVEFICRAPVSSCCFRIQCSQTTVFIV
- the LOC120372647 gene encoding fibrous sheath-interacting protein 2-like isoform X10; translation: MMGPRRGVLKTAMEHYLYSRSRTADELLGTEEKEEVRNRKRSPALAPNRLLDIPLGAKLPLLPGSSTLFCSTHLGKQAWKKKEMLLLLKIGDDVKRESRTEHLRRKSREEKAKKKQAKLEKKMAFHLRKLHEDGYQSEESENPEKGQEANASSRPSVNGKKILLSSMVSQQPFDQIANNITNKKRAYFQKNRTEDVNSKIQNIMTWFLAEVTSILYPAVTKYEERIRAKTHTTAAGSVLSYENSSSCNEEIIDVFGSLPSSKSRRVIFTDTGIKPTSSSTDHKTVTGGKPTPLLAQKSPFTPLTRSTQVTLESEFHKENIHKGKPAKTPQSQTENISSLHRKVVSMGAIAEFPRKNFKTEKFPFSQTYSKLESTTKDANPKKCLTDGDISSALNQSLPTEGIFKKLFEQQRGTEANGIDNLKMLKVAENVVKDIFIRVKDLDHSVCILKKAPIELSERLFCSKFKRTESPGTFHKDFQKEIGLVAREIVATVFDNFHRCLVSCISTASVSTSRVSKSEKNRVTQSELPVYDPHFFLASIDKIAKETVESVIFTLESFVAFQFKHDFKCKFSEIMRLPVENRSGAQQKPFLRPLSTQLANEIELSSEHKVPGTTNKRILPTLEPFHSFSDISRISSVITRESIQNAICQVQRLHSELSIYAKIAVTKILEIIKWKPEKEISQRETSPFSDISKETIMVSEITGAILEQCSQNQMEITSESKFGNLHMEKPQQAFGNNKIPGQGVTMSEGMKMSAKKLEVDLRETFPPISVPGMVINSEEKTEMEKEIPHNLPTLQCNQFSAQDAPTTSERIRKSIFYTTASKPRSSRPALETIRTLSSRMTLPPIGRQFARKSFCKIGIKKSPKGEAMHRSVHEEHGEFLPSCETENQATQSQDGINSAGFLKEMCSELISKLITSSQNIDTQDRKTADTDPSHVMTNLIDSMLNECSKSQVKELPLLESPGPPPQVSTLATKIIHSSLCDILKECGPEASDYTDIKSDHSASVETLATSIRREVIDYQFQGPLAKASSSTIFKPLESGLIAEEVLQKANKLSTQCHTSTTHTIRVPHGFLEDIITKLLSKILPEHSNMSSSAEKENQIAEFDFIHMKLVSKVMTEISKDQNLIIQYVKCLHQDGDVIIQTVVESVYNKLLPQFGSQLTIQKCLKSGCTVLSEAIADLVLREISRNQLQNFFSGELTPHQCAEADNVVEDMLRDLTEPSDHTNPITSDISELSSLIIEELSAKLLHKLLSIFPIVDLDAQNISSVKDVTSKIMNSLQVLLSKNQINTSENINEPDSLQEEDSKATGEVNSVYTRILKQSDSDVSIHKDITNKNDVLANRIASLMVSDTSKHEFQPVLEEESPPSSPLMLEAVSIIKKILTNIEMPKHPSPSHIPVLPVMFVEEILSRFLSKILKSTHSRSPEKRSLSKTEVNEVAGKLKQSMENLMSKNKISLVEAAGDMANPEHNETLNQVAHAIYNNVLQKSGSQQDFYDNVTSSRTNFPHQVASIIINEISNCHLALAFKDNPPMVSQSAIALDRIVDRVHAQVSLHTVPVPECSIRDENANEQPTETWLPIKIIPYIGNKALQIDPDIVSEHLAVISIKTEPLEELKKACFAYTGLSIADLRRASVAGKSLAAETSGAEEKRKRERRPSLDVSGRLDVKPKEPVSRNSFWDMLKPDIAKVELLKDVENQQDLIMRLVTHDIEAKVKQQEEEEEAAFEKILKVESSLIFESQSPPDAAGREDVASARQLEKQQYESEASLPEVRPSTSSQKKFLSLSKCCQALSNSIPDDIEDIVREIKDDQDNLSLLPSASTQDNLIAPPSTGKEAQYKSVKDTILTHGPLPDLEQRVLGSASSTDVSALNKDSKHLSESAEETSSVPVAQDKGMYVNMHQARDTEDTSEIFEFVSPYEDVGHKDFPLQEKTVAAVSESSVPRQRSSLFKKVPSALSRVFSRSSSISAPNGPPPDPEKA